The Gasterosteus aculeatus chromosome 12, fGasAcu3.hap1.1, whole genome shotgun sequence DNA window TGCACGGTTTGTTATTGTGTTATCCTTGTTATGACCCGTCGAGGGGCTACAGATGAGGATTAGCTAAAGTTATAATCTTCTGCGGTGCCTCAAATAGTGAAATTTATCTTTGCACTATACAAACCAGAACTTGTTTCAAAACGTATTTTGGGGAAATATTTAAACTGTATTCCAATCAATCTGACAGGGTTATTGTTGATATTGCCGTCAAACAGAAAGGAGCCTCCTTCACATTAGTATTGCACTTACGTGGTGGCACATAAGGGAGGGATACAAGATACCTTTAAATTACAAAAGTCCCATGTAGCATCACTATGACTCAAGTGGCATCAATGGTTTGTGCTTTACAGGTGGACGGCAGAGACGTCGATCGTCCACTGGTCAgctgtttctatttatttaacaGCCAGTATTTTATCATGAAAATACACTGTTGCATTTCCACAATGACAGAAAGGCAACTTGTCAGAATGTACACTTCTTAAGAAGAAAGCAAAGTAGAATCCACAAATGATCTGCACGTCTCCACACTGTGTGTTCTCTACCTGCTGCACACTGAACAGGGCCATCGGCGTCCCTGGGACAGACTGCTGGACGGGCACCGGGGACACGGGTTTGATGAACACCAtgcctctctgctgcagagcCAGCGAGCCGAGCGGGGCGCAGTCCGGAGTCTGGGGGGCGGGGAAGGCGGAGACCGGGCTGGAGCTGGAGATCAGGCCCAGGTTCTGCAGGGTGAAGTTGAGGATGGCGGGACTGGGGCTGTGGAGGCGGTGGGGCTGCTGGATGGCgtgcggcgaggaggaggaagaggaggcaggcTTGTGGAAACGAAGGCTGATGGGCGTGACCTCCTGGGCCAAGGCCGGTCTGGAGCCTGGCGaggacaaaataataaaaacacgtgTTTAGTCTCACATGATCCAGTCTGCCTCACCTTCTAGTTATCAGCAAGACAATTCTAATCTTTCTCAGCgaagagaaaaaaatcaatacgAAGCACACGGCTCATGAAAGTAACAAGCCTCCAAAAGTAAAGGGATGAATAGCCATTTATTTCATGGCAATTATTTcaatttcttttctcctttgtcTCCCCACTGTGACGGATGAACATTTGATGATGTCTCTACCTGCGGTGGGTGTTTGGTAGATGTTGTGAGTCGGCGTTGAGGCCTTGCTGCTTTCTCTCCCTGAGTCTTGAATGGCTGCGTTGTAGCTGATGAGGGACTGCTGGGAGATGGGGATCAGGTATCCGGCCGGGACTAAAGTCTGCACGGGAGGCAAAGTGAATGTCTGCAGTTAACTGAAGCCGGGTCAGcgctgtgtgggggggtggttaCCTCGCTGTGGAGGCGCCTGGGCGTGAGCGTCAGTCCGGCCTCGTTGTCCGACTTGTCCTCTCGGTCCAGGAAGTTCTCCAGGCTCTGCTCCAGCGTCTGATTGGCCACGCCGCTGCCGGGGGTGTTGACGAACTCCGGGTCCAGGTGGAGGGCTCGAGACGAGGGCCGGCCGGAGGGCTGGCCGCCGCGATGAGCCTTCAGGCGGGCCTGGAGGATGTCACACAGTTTTGGAGATGTTTCCTACAGGAGGCCAAAGGGAGTGTGGGCAATAAATAACTGCTCTGTTTTTAGAGCAACGAaacagctgatgcttttatttataaaatattaGATATAAGATTTTAGATCTGCCGTTTACCTTACAGCTCGGGTCTTTCCTCTTGGCTTTTGGGGGGCTGCTCTCTAAGCCCGAGTCTAAAAGCAACCGCTTGAGCACCAGAGGGCTGACGTCCGACGCCCTGAAGGCCGCGCACTGGCCCGTGGGGCTCTGCCCGCCGGCCTTGTCCTCGAAGGTCATGGAGCGCACGGCGAGGCTGGTCGGCTGCGGCCTGACCAGGGGGTTCGGCCTCGGGGACGGCGATTGCAGATACACGGCGTAGGGCACGCcccccggctgctgctgcagcaggacggGGATCAGAGGGGAACAGTGGGCGGGGATGTAGGCGACGGGGCCCGCGGCCACGGGCGCCGGCGGGGGCGGCTGGGGGGCCAGGTGGACGGCGGCGTTGACCCTCGTCTCGGGGGGCGGAGTGAGTAACGGGGCCCGAGGCGGTTTCGCCGAAACAGAGGGGGTCGGCGCTCGACTCGTAGCGGCGGAGTCggtctcagcagcagcagcaggcggctcTGAAGCCTCAGCAGCGGCCCTGGAACAGAAGCAGGAGTCCCGTTCAACAACCCGGAGGCCTTAATATAAAAACACGGGAGCTGAACCAATAAACAAGTTTAATCAGCGCCCGTCTGCATGggttattatttttgttgtagCCACAGCAAACGTACAAAGCCTTGAAAACGTGTTTTCGCTGTCTCGCAcagattataaaaaaaaaaaaaggagtttagGTTGAACGGATCTAAACTTACGGAGACTTCTGGTCGAGCTCGATCTTACAAATAGCAGCGAGTTGGGCCATTTTGTTCAGGCAGGAAGTGTTGGAGGAATCGCCTGACGACGAAACGAGGGGAGAAGAAGACGACGTCAACGCGCGGTTCATAAAGGACGCGGCATGCGCAAGACGCCCGGGGAGCCGCGGCCGCTCACCGAGGACGCTCCGGACGGGGCTGGTGGGGGCCGAGTTGATCTTGCGGCGGTCGTCCTGGATGCTCTTGGCCAGCTTGATGAGGGAGGGGTGCCGGGTGAAGCCGCGTTTGGTCCCAGGCGACGAAAAGAGCTTCTTGGCACAGTTGTCTACGGACGCGCGGGAGTCCAGGAGGGTTTTCTTGGTGGCGGTGACTTGGGACGTGGAGCTCGCCAAGCCTGACACACGTGGGAAATGTAGGGAGGCGCCCATTTAAAAGATCGATAATGTCCTGAATTATACATTCGACTCACACAGCAGTCtgcacaaaagaacaagaataAAATCCAAGATCTACGATACCTTCAACTTGTGGGAATTCTTCGGGGCCGACCCACTCGAAGGCCGGTTTCCTCCCCCTCATTTCTGTCACGTGGACCTTCTCGATGAGCTTCAGGCTGCGCAGCACATTAGCAATGTCGTACAGCCGGCGCACTTTGGCTGCAGAACACACAAAACTAAATCATCAGCCTGCAGCAACGCACAACCATCCGGTTCCATTTCAACCGGTGAGCACTGAAAAAGAAACGTCTGTCTCCATCAGGGCGAGTACTCACTCTTGAACTTGTTCTTGTCTCGATCGGCGCCCTGTTCCTCTCCGATCAGGATCTTGGCGGCCACGTCCAGACTGACCACGCGGGGATCAGACACCAGGAAGAGCATGACGAACTTCTGGCTCATCACCCTCAGAGATTTGTCCTTCCGACTGTTAACGGACGCTGGACGGGAGAAGCGGAAAGGGGAAAACGTGTCAGATCACAAACACTGATGTCTGAATGTCGAGGACATTGACTGTGTGTAAAAACAATCGGTGCTAAAAATACGAACCCACGAGCTTCTCACCTGCTTTGAACTCCAATCCGGGAAGCTCCACGAAGAAGAGCTCCTTCTGTCCCTGCTCCGcgccctccagctccaccacctcctcgttctccttctcctccatgtCAAAGTCGAACTCCCTGTTCAGGAGACGCTGGCGGATGTGCAGCATCTGCTGGCCGTACCTCTGCTCCTCGCCCACCTGCTTCAGGATGGCCAGCGTCTGGGCCAGCTTGGTGCGCCCGTGCCAGGTGTAGCGGTTCTTGGCCGAGCGGCTCACCATGTGCAGACTCTCCAGCACGTTCATGATGTCGTAGATGCGCCGCCGTTCCACGCCTGTGCAGACGGGAGGCAGAATAATTAGGTCTGAACTGTCAGAGGAGTGATTTATTTTGCTTGGTCCCACGTTGAATCATTAAACTAAAGATTTAGCAATATCTAATTCTTAATCTAATCTTATTACTTAGTGTTCTAAAACCAGTAATAACCATGAAGGAAACCTACTGAGCTCGGTGGCCACGTCGTCCAGGCAGATGTCGTTGCTGAGGGCAGGATCTGGGTGATCTGGGTAGCGGGCGAGGAACTTGTGACAGAGCAAACCCAGactcttctccttcctgctgATCATTTTCTCGGACTCTTCTCCATTTTCAGTTTCCTGCCAAGAGAGAACAGATAACAAATGGGTCACCAGGAACACCGTGACTTCAGAGTTAGCATCGATCTTTTTGTTAATGATTTTTCACCCCCCTCTTTCTGTACCTGTGAAGCGTCGAGACTGTCCCGTCCGTCATGGTCCATGCACAGCTCCTTCTCTCGGTTCCTGATGTCCGGACTAGCAGCGCTGATGAGCATTTTGAGGTTGGAGGTCGGCGTCCAGGGGTCAACGGAACCTGCTTCCCTTCCTTTCTTGGGCGTAGTGAGGGGACCCATGGTGACACCGCTCACACAGATGACTTCTTTGGAGTATTTAGTGGAGCCTGGGTTACAACAAAGCCACCATCCTAAtcggaaaaaaatggaaaatatgcTGTATTTGGATGTACAAGCCCATTTACTCCTAACTGGCTGAGGGGAATATTTGATGAAATACCTTTCCACTTCAGCATAAGCATATTTTATGGATTGAGATAACtattcattaaatattaactactaataaataatagtaaaaGTGTTTGCAGTAACTGATTAATGTATTCCACTATTTTTCCGGAACGGAATCTAGCCTGCACGTAATATAACGTTAACTTGAAACTAAAGCCTTTATTAGCTATTAAACGTAACGTTAGCTTATTATTTTCTCAACATATTAGATAGCGCTTCTTTATTTATCATCGTTAGAAAAAAATCAGCTAAACGACGCACGTACGATGTTTAATAATATTCCTCCCCGCGcgtcttttttaaaaataaaatcacaaatcaTGTGAAAGTCTAATCAAAACACGAGATTAATATTGGCGGTAACTGACGTGCATTCCATCGAATCGCCGGGCGCAACGGACGCGGCGGTCCCGCCCTTTTTCAGATGCGAGCAGCCAATGGGAGCGCCGTGCGAGGCGGCGTACCGGAAGTGGAAAGTCCGTCCCGCGCAGGTAAACAGTTTTTTGAAATCCTTGGCGCGGAACTTGTTTTACAGCTAACTTCCCTTTAAAAAATCGAGATAAGCTTGTGGCCGAAGTCCGACTCGTCGCTACGACTAGAGCGTTGCATTTACGCGGTGACTCGTTCGAGGAGCGTTCGGCTTCACCCGCTAAAAGACGCGGTTTGTGTCGCGTAGCCCGCAGCAGGCGCCCGCCGTCTGGAGTTTAACGTTGATAAATCTGGTAAAACCGGATAATCGAGGAGCTTCACGACAACGGATTTGGCTTTAAAAGTCACCGAGGAAGCGAACTTAACTTACGTTACGTGGCCGGAAAGTGGCTCGCTTGATAAACAGAAGGCGGCAATTCAGCGACCCCCGCAACACCGCTTAAGTTAAACGTAATGGCTTGATCCCTTTTAGAATGAATACGAATAAAATTATAACACGAGGAGTTGAGTGCAGACTTACCCAAATTCGCGAAACACGTCTTTGCTCAAAGGAATTGTGCCGTCTTCATGTTGTGGATAAAGTTAGCCGGCAACGTTATTTACCGAAGATTACCCCGCGCGCTGAAGTGCAGAttttaatacaaaaacacacgttcccaagcaaaaaaaaaaaaagaatcccaaaagCGATAATAGTGACTAACTGTTAATATCTTTTCCCTTGCTAGTGAGGAGTGGACTCTCGGTCAACTTTACTACAGATGTGAAACGTTTGAGTGACCTCCTAGCGTTCGCCCCGCCCCGCGCGCTTCCTTCCTGTGGCAGAGGGGCGGGGCCAGACGACACGTCGACCGCACGTCTCCAGAGCCGGTGTTTGATACAAATGATACGGgttgttttcattcatgtgAGGCTACAATTATAATATTCCTATATCAAgtgtgtataaaaaaaacaggcaatcTGTTTGGAAATCTCTCATCCATTCGGTGTGATAATCTTGTCAGGAGCATGGCTGGATTAAACATTTAGACTGAACTCAAACCCAAATGGGAGGCCAGCCGATTGCCGGCCTTGTTTGGAGACTGATTTGGTGTAGGCTCATTATATATTCTTTGGAGTCTATATAGCATTGAATGAAACTTTTGTGAGATAATTCTtcattgatttatgtttgaggGACCAGGAATGAAGGTGTGCTTAAGCAG harbors:
- the e2f8 gene encoding transcription factor E2F8 isoform X3, with amino-acid sequence MGPLTTPKKGREAGSVDPWTPTSNLKMLISAASPDIRNREKELCMDHDGRDSLDASQETENGEESEKMISRKEKSLGLLCHKFLARYPDHPDPALSNDICLDDVATELSVERRRIYDIMNVLESLHMVSRSAKNRYTWHGRTKLAQTLAILKQVGEEQRYGQQMLHIRQRLLNREFDFDMEEKENEEVVELEGAEQGQKELFFVELPGLEFKAASVNSRKDKSLRVMSQKFVMLFLVSDPRVVSLDVAAKILIGEEQGADRDKNKFKTKVRRLYDIANVLRSLKLIEKVHVTEMRGRKPAFEWVGPEEFPQVEGLASSTSQVTATKKTLLDSRASVDNCAKKLFSSPGTKRGFTRHPSLIKLAKSIQDDRRKINSAPTSPVRSVLGDSSNTSCLNKMAQLAAICKIELDQKSPAAAEASEPPAAAAETDSAATSRAPTPSVSAKPPRAPLLTPPPETRVNAAVHLAPQPPPPAPVAAGPVAYIPAHCSPLIPVLLQQQPGGVPYAVYLQSPSPRPNPLVRPQPTSLAVRSMTFEDKAGGQSPTGQCAAFRASDVSPLVLKRLLLDSGLESSPPKAKRKDPSCKETSPKLCDILQARLKAHRGGQPSGRPSSRALHLDPEFVNTPGSGVANQTLEQSLENFLDREDKSDNEAGLTLTPRRLHSETLVPAGYLIPISQQSLISYNAAIQDSGRESSKASTPTHNIYQTPTAGSRPALAQEVTPISLRFHKPASSSSSSPHAIQQPHRLHSPSPAILNFTLQNLGLISSSSPVSAFPAPQTPDCAPLGSLALQQRGMVFIKPVSPVPVQQSVPGTPMALFSVQQPLMTTPKGTALPQQSFFHTPVPVSPLAAMVTAGGHLAAKTVYIPQRKLDVATEDS
- the e2f8 gene encoding transcription factor E2F8 isoform X1, with translation MGPLTTPKKGREAGSVDPWTPTSNLKMLISAASPDIRNREKELCMDHDGRDSLDASQETENGEESEKMISRKEKSLGLLCHKFLARYPDHPDPALSNDICLDDVATELSVERRRIYDIMNVLESLHMVSRSAKNRYTWHGRTKLAQTLAILKQVGEEQRYGQQMLHIRQRLLNREFDFDMEEKENEEVVELEGAEQGQKELFFVELPGLEFKAASVNSRKDKSLRVMSQKFVMLFLVSDPRVVSLDVAAKILIGEEQGADRDKNKFKTKVRRLYDIANVLRSLKLIEKVHVTEMRGRKPAFEWVGPEEFPQVEGLASSTSQVTATKKTLLDSRASVDNCAKKLFSSPGTKRGFTRHPSLIKLAKSIQDDRRKINSAPTSPVRSVLGERPRLPGRLAHAASFMNRALTSSSSPLVSSSGDSSNTSCLNKMAQLAAICKIELDQKSPAAAEASEPPAAAAETDSAATSRAPTPSVSAKPPRAPLLTPPPETRVNAAVHLAPQPPPPAPVAAGPVAYIPAHCSPLIPVLLQQQPGGVPYAVYLQSPSPRPNPLVRPQPTSLAVRSMTFEDKAGGQSPTGQCAAFRASDVSPLVLKRLLLDSGLESSPPKAKRKDPSCKETSPKLCDILQARLKAHRGGQPSGRPSSRALHLDPEFVNTPGSGVANQTLEQSLENFLDREDKSDNEAGLTLTPRRLHSETLVPAGYLIPISQQSLISYNAAIQDSGRESSKASTPTHNIYQTPTAGSRPALAQEVTPISLRFHKPASSSSSSPHAIQQPHRLHSPSPAILNFTLQNLGLISSSSPVSAFPAPQTPDCAPLGSLALQQRGMVFIKPVSPVPVQQSVPGTPMALFSVQQPLMTTPKGTALPQQSFFHTPVPVSPLAAMVTAGGHLAAKTVYIPQRKLDVATEDS
- the e2f8 gene encoding transcription factor E2F8 isoform X2, which encodes MGPLTTPKKGREAGSVDPWTPTSNLKMLISAASPDIRNREKELCMDHDGRDSLDASQETENGEESEKMISRKEKSLGLLCHKFLARYPDHPDPALSNDICLDDVATELSVERRRIYDIMNVLESLHMVSRSAKNRYTWHGRTKLAQTLAILKQVGEEQRYGQQMLHIRQRLLNREFDFDMEEKENEEVVELEGAEQGQKELFFVELPGLEFKAASVNSRKDKSLRVMSQKFVMLFLVSDPRVVSLDVAAKILIGEEQGADRDKNKFKTKVRRLYDIANVLRSLKLIEKVHVTEMRGRKPAFEWVGPEEFPQVEGLASSTSQVTATKKTLLDSRASVDNCAKKLFSSPGTKRGFTRHPSLIKLAKSIQDDRRKINSAPTSPVRSVLGERPRLPGRLAHAASFMNRALTSSSSPLVSSSGDSSNTSCLNKMAQLAAICKIELDQKSPAAAEASEPPAAAAETDSAATSRAPTPSVSAKPPRAPLLTPPPETRVNAAVHLAPQPPPPAPVAAGPVAYIPAHCSPLIPVLLQQQPGGVPYAVYLQSPSPRPNPLVRPQPTSLAVRSMTFEDKAGGQSPTGQCAAFRASDVSPLVLKRLLLDSGLESSPPKAKRKDPSCKARLKAHRGGQPSGRPSSRALHLDPEFVNTPGSGVANQTLEQSLENFLDREDKSDNEAGLTLTPRRLHSETLVPAGYLIPISQQSLISYNAAIQDSGRESSKASTPTHNIYQTPTAGSRPALAQEVTPISLRFHKPASSSSSSPHAIQQPHRLHSPSPAILNFTLQNLGLISSSSPVSAFPAPQTPDCAPLGSLALQQRGMVFIKPVSPVPVQQSVPGTPMALFSVQQPLMTTPKGTALPQQSFFHTPVPVSPLAAMVTAGGHLAAKTVYIPQRKLDVATEDS
- the e2f8 gene encoding transcription factor E2F8 isoform X4 gives rise to the protein MGPLTTPKKGREAGSVDPWTPTSNLKMLISAASPDIRNREKELCMDHDGRDSLDASQETENGEESEKMISRKEKSLGLLCHKFLARYPDHPDPALSNDICLDDVATELSVERRRIYDIMNVLESLHMVSRSAKNRYTWHGRTKLAQTLAILKQVGEEQRYGQQMLHIRQRLLNREFDFDMEEKENEEVVELEGAEQGQKELFFVELPGLEFKAASVNSRKDKSLRVMSQKFVMLFLVSDPRVVSLDVAAKILIGEEQGADRDKNKFKTKVRRLYDIANVLRSLKLIEKVHVTEMRGRKPAFEWVGPEEFPQVEGLASSTSQVTATKKTLLDSRASVDNCAKKLFSSPGTKRGFTRHPSLIKLAKSIQDDRRKINSAPTSPVRSVLGDSSNTSCLNKMAQLAAICKIELDQKSPAAAEASEPPAAAAETDSAATSRAPTPSVSAKPPRAPLLTPPPETRVNAAVHLAPQPPPPAPVAAGPVAYIPAHCSPLIPVLLQQQPGGVPYAVYLQSPSPRPNPLVRPQPTSLAVRSMTFEDKAGGQSPTGQCAAFRASDVSPLVLKRLLLDSGLESSPPKAKRKDPSCKARLKAHRGGQPSGRPSSRALHLDPEFVNTPGSGVANQTLEQSLENFLDREDKSDNEAGLTLTPRRLHSETLVPAGYLIPISQQSLISYNAAIQDSGRESSKASTPTHNIYQTPTAGSRPALAQEVTPISLRFHKPASSSSSSPHAIQQPHRLHSPSPAILNFTLQNLGLISSSSPVSAFPAPQTPDCAPLGSLALQQRGMVFIKPVSPVPVQQSVPGTPMALFSVQQPLMTTPKGTALPQQSFFHTPVPVSPLAAMVTAGGHLAAKTVYIPQRKLDVATEDS